TCCAACCATCCTTTAGGTTGAACCACGTTGTCAAGAAATGAATCAATGAAAACAACCATTGAGTACATTCTCCATGGTCGTCCAAGAAACACCGTTACGTTGTCCTTACTTGGTGCTATCTCTGGCGACACAGTCACATTGCAGTTTTGGAAGATGAAGCCGCTCAGAGAATTTAAACTTGGTTTCGATTGTGCTGTTACGGTAATTTGAACGTCAAATAATCGAGCGTATATATTACAATCTTGGAATACAACAAGTccatttccaaaaatgaaGTCGACGCTTCCATAGATATCGCATTCTTTGAAGAACTGGGGAAGTGCTCCAGCATAGAGAGTATCTTGATAACCCAAAAACACACACTTGTAGTAAGCTGTGTGTGTTGCTTGGTCAAGAAGAGCAATTGCTTGGCCTTCATTTGGTCCAGCAGTGTTTTGAAAGGTCAAGAACTGAGCCATGAAGTTTGATCCATTTACAGCttccaaaatcaaacattGGTTTGagtaataaattataaaatttactaataatttgattttttaaaattaaacctataTTTTTTTCGTCAACttcttacaaaattaaaggtaaaatggtgtttatatatagatctaattttttttaaaaaaattacaaaaatgattaCTAAATAAGTAAGTCTTTGTTAAAATGAGGGTTGAGATAGTTGAAGCTTACTGAGAGTCGCAGAAGATGCCGTGGAGGACCCAGTGCCATTACTTCGATTGTTAACGATGATGGTAGTAGAAGAATCATCTCCAATTAAAGCAATACAAGTTTTCTCGTATGGAACTTCAATAATCTCCTGGTAAGTTCCAGGTTTGACATGAATGTAAAATCTTGTCGTACTAAAATTGGGTGCTGCTGCTATAGCATcgttaattttaataaaattttctgtACCATCTAAAGACACTGTGGAATTGAAACTAAAGCAATCAGAAAactcaacaataacaacaactaACAAATACAGTACAAAGATCATTTCAAGTGTGAATATTGTCATGATTGTTAAGTTGAAAGTAATagacaaaatattattgaatgcAAAAAGGATATGTGAAAATAGGGACTAGGAAGCCCTTGTATTTATAGAGAATGGATGGTtcattaaaaattcatttggtTTAATACTAATTAATGTAGTAAACTAAAATACAtctttaaaaggaaaaaaaaggttagatCGAGGATTTATGCATGCAATCAATGGatacatttttcttgatttaaatcatcaaaattaatgaatatGTCATTAAACAGCATTTTCCTATCAAATTTggttcattattattaaaataaattaactattatgTGTTAAGAATAGTTATTTTTCACaacagtttatttttattttcgtttaGGTATGTTTTCTTACCATTTTCTCCTCTAAATCttcttttaattgaaaatattgcCCCCATTTCGTGGTGTTTTTTGTTGCCTCTTTTTAAAACGCTATGGAAGAAAGGCAGAATAAATCTCAGCTTTTTTGcataaaattcatttaatattttccccattttttttcttaacttgacaatttgatcttttctccttttatattttacttgaACTCacatttcttctccatttaCCCAATTTCAGTCCTCTCTTGCATATTTGTTTGTCTTCTcctttattgtattttgtttatcttttttttttttttttttgttttaccatTCTTTTAGATTCTAGCAACTCCTTTTTACTATTGTTCGCCATCTTCATTTTGCTGTAAATtttcattagatttttctctctcatttattgttgtttgtaatCACAATATATGTATAGTTTGTGTATCATTATTACTTTAGCATAATgtaatacatatatttggtCGATATGTCtgtaaaaaatttacaaatacacATATCAATGGTAAGGTTATAATGATgcacaaatttgaaagaatttatatttggagGACAAAACTGCATACGGTATATATGGAAAATACAGTTCGTTGTATATACATGTGTGTTAAAAAGGTGtgtttaaaaaagatatatatatggcAGGATAAGAATAATGCAcactattttactttattgagagcataagaatttgatttttcttgtttaaaattaacatgctaaaacaaataaaaaataccttaaaaaaaaaaggaggaaaagaCAGGAATAATTCtcagcttttttttttttttgtgtgcataaaatgcatttaatcttttcctccttttttgaaaaaataacataCTTCATGGGTTTTTTTGATTGTCACACCCCAAACCATACTACGACGAAAACACCGAAGTAGTAGGATAAGGATACGAGTTGTTACaaccttgaaattttcttatcataaaatattattttcgaactttttttaaactattaacaaCACTCAAAACGTAATGATGGTCAATGTAACgccaaacaaaataaatacaaaccaaaacgtatactttattaataacatgcGTTTCATACATTATTACAATACTTTGACCAAATAACCAAGACTTAACCATTTCCAAAACGCCTTGAATCACCTCACCGAAAATCCTTCAACCTTATTCTCTAATTGGTCTAAATGTTGATCCTGGaagatagatttttaaaacgCAAGTCTAAAAGACAGTGagattttatgaaaacctttcataatacatttttataatatttcgcaaaaataatatcaaatcatttaaacataccgacaaatcattttatttcgcataaatatttatttatgcttaACAAATCATATCAATTTGTCAAGGATCCTAAGTCGTTCTCTACActtggtctcattacctcgTGTTTAGACTATTGTATCAACAACATCCGAGAACATACAAATTTGTCCTTGTTGCTCATGTCGCTAAGCTTTATAAGCTCATTTCAATGCATAAGTCATCTTCTTATCACCATGTAGCACGTACACTCCATGATGACCTTGACTCTTTATGTTCACATAAAATTTAGCATCATCCCAAAAAAACATAGTATTgaaatcatcaaatcaagctttaacattatacatcatgcttgaaaacataacttttcatacATGTagatacttttatttatttgtttgtttggtttcttttttaagaatttgaatttgaatttaaattttaaatcttttaaaacaaaaacatatttaaaaataaaagataaaaagattgtttcccttcctattttttctaCCATCCccctatttttattttccttcgtCACCACGCTCATACTTTCTCATcctcccactttctcccactctctCACTTTCTCTCACTCTCCCACCTTCTCTCC
This is a stretch of genomic DNA from Cucumis sativus cultivar 9930 chromosome 4, Cucumber_9930_V3, whole genome shotgun sequence. It encodes these proteins:
- the LOC105435364 gene encoding probable pectinesterase/pectinesterase inhibitor 39; this translates as MTIFTLEMIFVLYLLVVVIVEFSDCFSFNSTVSLDGTENFIKINDAIAAAPNFSTTRFYIHVKPGTYQEIIEVPYEKTCIALIGDDSSTTIIVNNRSNGTGSSTASSATLTVNGSNFMAQFLTFQNTAGPNEGQAIALLDQATHTAYYKCVFLGYQDTLYAGALPQFFKECDIYGSVDFIFGNGLVVFQDCNIYARLFDVQITVTAQSKPSLNSLSGFIFQNCNVTVSPEIAPSKDNVTVFLGRPWRMYSMVVFIDSFLDNVVQPKGWLEWPGVPENLLYYAEYNNSGGGANTSQRVNWPGYHALNNAKEVATFTVETFINGTQWLPQTGIPFRAGF